The following DNA comes from Nicotiana sylvestris chromosome 10, ASM39365v2, whole genome shotgun sequence.
actctggcgaaattttcggCAATtcagggagttagccaaatttggagACTAATAGTATGTTTAGGttgagaaaaaaaatcaaaaggttGCATAAGAGATTGCTAATAAgcgaaccttgatcctcattcgaggacgaatgatcttaagtgagGGAGGATGTCAACTATACGGCCAATTATGTCAACTATGTGGCCAATTATGCTATCGCATAACCGATATACGGGCCGCAAAGTCATCCCATAATTCCCTTGAGATTTtgtaaggggcagttctgcggtgcattatgcgatcgcagaacgggtatgcagactgcatttctgccgcatacccaggtACTATGTTTAGGTCTTGGGGAgcattttgcggtccattatgcgggccgcatgtccactttgtgatcgcaaatgcgatcgcaGATCCGATTCAGGGCTCcagttttctaaattttaaacccgaccccatgTCGTTATATCCTGtgcaatagctcattttgagcccaTTTCCTAAcacttttagagagagagagagagaggtctAAAAGAGGagaagtgcttcccatcaaaaTTACTCCATGAATCCTTGGTAAATCatagaagataatcaagtgaggggcTTAAAccctcatcccaagaggtaaggctTCATCACCTCAGCTCTCATTTTTACACATAGCTACAAAGGGTCATTGgtgaggtaattcatggggataagggggtttgcattgcatgcatgtgttcttgAAGAGTATGAGGAATTATAAAAGAGGAGGCATGTGTAATGGGCTAGTATAATCTTGCATAAAAGCACCATAAGGCCTTAATGAACACTAAATGCTCGGTAAAATGCTCAAGAGAACTTAGATTATGATCTTTTCTTGATTATGAGTTAAATTGTGCTATATTGCTTACATAACTTGAAGTGCGAACATTATGGAACGttataggattaaggaaagctcggttgaggtatgtatggttaaaaccccatcttttagaaattgagcttcatcggcgtttgtgtgaatatggtaagattaaagCCGAATTGTTGCATAGCTTGTCATTTTACATGAATTGATGTTATAACCGTATATGCGTGAAAAATGTGTCTCAACATGATTAACATGCTGTCGTGATAACTTGAAGAGGGCAAGGATATGAATTATTTATCGAAATGCTTGGACTTTAAATTGAAATTGAAGCTGCGTATGTTGCGCCATCCATGTGAAGTCTCTTTTACACCTACAATTTTAATTTCTCTTGTGTGTGCttattatcctaaattacaaatctaatATTGAATGTGGGAACAATGTAAATATGCGGCCTAGTGCCAAGGATAATGTGATAAggtgtggccccaagtgcctatgaaatgatatatgtgaaacgaaGTGATTAATGCAaagggaacaatgccttggaaaggcagcctagccgatcgggccgagatcggactccgctcaagatagcggtggtattatgAATGAATTCCGGAAAAggaaatgagattgtgattgaaatatATTCCTAAAATAAggtgacctagccgatcgggtcgaggccggactccgctcaagatagcggtggtattatgAACAATGATGAATAGTGTGAAATGCCATAAACTAAAAGCTATGTAAAAATGATGtggaagttgtatgattcttttatttgataaggtggtgatcgtttaaagcttgaattatacttgtgatttcttattcttgtatgaaagttctttctaactagatggtgtttagttatacatactagtactattccatggtactaacgtccctttttgccGGAGGCGCTacttttttaaatgaatgtaggtggctccattgtaGATAGTGCGGATCGTGCGGAGTGGAGTACCTTCTTCttgaagtcttggtgagcccctttctccttcaaggggttatattgcacATCCTTTGTTGTAGACTTCTACTTTTGAGGTATaaccggggccttgttgccggcattgtcataaCTTGTCTTttcatccttagaggctccgtataCATATGTGTGGATTATGtgcgggtgttggatgggtcagCGAACTATGATATAATTCAAATTCTCACTTTTGCTAAAGTGTATTTGCATGGAATCTTGGAACTTATCGACGGTTtaatgttgtgatttaaaatgaTCTAACATTGTAGAATGCACCCTCTTTCCTCGTCTAAATAAATGAATTAAATCATGGTTTCCTTATTCGTATTGAGTTGGGTGGGAAGTGCTTGATAAGGATTGCTCAGTTAGGGGCtgctcgattgagcgccggtcgcgcctcccgaggttggggagtgacacaccgatagcattacatttaattgaaggggacacaaccttggtttccttaatcaaattatttacattctcaacgTTACAATTAGATATTTCTTCAAATCATAATTatatcatactcttgttacaattaaccgaatagaattacgacttaagtcaagtaacacactactcgagtaaccttttcatgcatattccctgtgggattttaccccaaccttgttgggttattatatttgacaccgaccaccttacactatttaattaaactgtaatttgagcgtatcaaattttggtgccgttgccggggaatacggttttgaaattactaattagtgtgtgctttactttgTGTATTattctattccatcacactttgctaattttgcttggtgttgataggaaaacatggccgaatacgaagaagaaatggaggaacaaatggaagaaaatccttttgcggacatagatgagtatattgaggatacaaatgATATTGTACCTCCGGTTGTTGGTGCTGCAACTTTCAAGGTGGAACATGGTTTAATCTTTATGCTCCAAGCAGAGTGGTTTTTCAGGAATTCCACTGATGATGATCCGACACAACATCTTAGAAACTTCTTGGGTGTGTGTGTGATGCATAAGTAGAACAATTTCTCTAGTGACGCCCTAAGGTTGAGGTTGTTCAAGTACTCACAAGCTGGGGACGCAAGGAAGTGGATTCAAAACATGCCACCAAACTCCATTCATTCTTGGTCTGAACTTGTCCGAGCATTCTTAGCTAAATGGTTCCCACAAAGTAAGAAGTTTGAGCTccgggataaaattttctttttcaagcaagtaccgGGAGAACATCTATATGAGGCATGGGATTGATTCAAGTTATACTTGGTGAGGTCTCCCAATCATGGTTTTTCGGATTCTATTTTGTTGGAGAAATTCTACATGGGTTTCAACCCTATGAACCAATCTATAGCCAAGAATGCAGCTGATGGATCTTTTATGGACAAATCATTCGCAAAGTCACACAAATACTTGACAAAATGGCAAAACATAATCAAGTTTGGCACTCAGAGGACACCACAGGTGGAATTGCATATGGTTCTCCTTCCTTGACCACCACGATCAAGGAAAATCAAGAGGGAGATCAAGTGATTGCAGGGCTTGCCACAAATGTCAATGTGTTGACAAAGATGTTCACCGAAAGCCAAACGAAGAAGGTAAATGTGGTGAAGGATGTGCAACCCATATCAAATGAAGGCTTTAAGGAGGCAaactatgtcaacaactctcaaggaggttatcaaaggcaacaataccaaggtcaaggacaacaaaatcaatggaggccTCACCCGCAAGGGCAAAGCAACCAACAGTGGCGAAATGACCAAGGTGgctcaaatcaaggaaattggaataacaacaacaacttctcaaatcggagttcaaacccttatgttcCTACAAAGGGAcaatattcaaatcaaggttcctcaagtgattccaagttggaaagcatgcttgaacgggtattgcaaaatcaagagaAGTCCGACACTTCTATGAGGAATATGACCGAGCTTGTTGGCTCTCATACCGCATCCAtcaaaaattggagatgcaaatgagagacctctctagggaacaaaatcccaagcaaaaagggacacttccaagtgacacaattgcgaacccaaagGGTAGTAGGAGTGGTCCAGCTTCTCATATCATTGCAATTACTACTCAGAGTGGGAAGGTACTACAAGGAGGGAGTGAACAAGTGGTTGAATTAGAAGAGCCCGAACATGAGGTTGAGGTTGAAGAGCCAAGTGttgttgaagttgaaaaggttccgGAAGATTTGAAAGTGCAAGAAGAAAATCGGGAAgaggtaaaggaaaaggtaaaagagatACCAAAAACTATACCTCCTATTCCTAGACCTTCTCCTCCATTCCCTCAAAGACTTGCTAGGAAGGTTGATGATTGCAAACTCGAAATGTTCTATGACATTCTCAAGCAATTATCGACGAATAttccatttgtggaagcatttcaagagatgtcgggttttgctaaatatttgaaaaacttgattaccaagaagagaaccaccaagaatgaagtggtgaatgtgactcaccgagttagttccatcattgcaacatccatcgttcaaaagaaagaagacccgggagcttttactattccatgcactattggggcACATGATATTGCAAGAGCCCTTTGTGATAATGGGGCTAGCATAAACTTAATGCCTCTTGCCATTTACACGCAAGCAGGATTAGGTACGCCAAGGCCCACaagtatgagattgcaaatggtcgATTGTTCCATAAAGAAACCGGTGGGAATTATCGATGATGTGCTTGTTAAAGTGGGAAAGTTTCATTTACCCGCCGATTTCGTAATCCTTGATTGTGCGGTTGaaaaagagatccctatcattttggggagaccatTCCTAGCCACAGGAAAAGCACTAATGGATTTGGAACGGAATGAGATCAAATTCTGTATAAATGATGAAGAGGTCACATTCCAAGCAAGCAAGGGTATGAAACTATTGTATAAATATGAAAGCATctcggtgattgatgttgttgataaAGTGAAAGATGCGGTTGAAATGaagatggaagaacaatgcctTGGTGAGGCGTTGGCGCCTATTTTGGTAAACTTTGATGGTGAAGATATGGAAGGATATATGGAATCAGTCAATGCATTGGAGTGGCTTGGGTCCTACACTTATGCTCCGGCGAAGCTCTCTCTCGACTTAGAGAATAGAGCCACTCCTCCCGCAAAGCCTTCTATCATTGATCCACCATAACTAGAGCTCAAACCACTTCCACcacacttgaggtataaatttcttggctcaaatgatactttaccggtaatcgtttcttctttgttgaatgatgtgcaggtagaacaattGTTGGATGTCTTGAAGGAGCATAGGAAAGCTATTGGATGGACAATTGCGGACATCCGAGGGATTCCTGCCGGAATTTGCGAACAcaagatccaattgg
Coding sequences within:
- the LOC138879686 gene encoding uncharacterized protein, which codes for MRDLSREQNPKQKGTLPSDTIANPKGSRSGPASHIIAITTQSGKVLQGGSEQVVELEEPEHEVEVEEPSVVEVEKVPEDLKVQEENREEVKEKVKEIPKTIPPIPRPSPPFPQRLARKVDDCKLEMFYDILKQLSTNIPFVEAFQEMSEDPGAFTIPCTIGAHDIARALCDNGASINLMPLAIYTQAGLGTPRPTSMRLQMVDCSIKKPVGIIDDVLVKVGKFHLPADFVILDCAVEKEIPIILGRPFLATGKALMDLERNEIKFCINDEEVTFQASKGMKLLYKYESISVIDVVDKVKDAVEMKMEEQCLGEALAPILVNFDGEDMEGYMESVNALEWLGSYTYAPAKLSLDLENRATPPAKPSIIDPP